One part of the Huiozyma naganishii CBS 8797 chromosome 13, complete genome genome encodes these proteins:
- the MSB1 gene encoding Msb1p (similar to Saccharomyces cerevisiae MSB1 (YOR188W); ancestral locus Anc_6.97), which produces MQKQLPTPPGGRSGEPSPQRRSRERLPHSGVAEAPSMGDDDGDEFEFFHEFEREKVKGVIHEITAHLKKTALDVEYLMIPFRPEQTNERLLKFLNAMFPLGNGQAVGVEHQVRLIRKTDPFVLFQALKYVWCRLPNGEIVGWNAYSQFKFREIDREFPQKAFLEIMPQCLDSPNHASIVYDFLDLIVTISSNSKVNKMSARKISKLCAVWAFNKPTPPEEEGQPSSWDFDNSPKYKKINNSFQDGLDQWIPASDAMFHLLLAFLKSFVPEDLESSKLPRSLKSILFNNEYPPKGSTAYSSQTILTIPLVTLTTDQFSRKPWQLLERCNELLNFENYDGFQAREDYVLLKSLFKKRKNVEGISRKMSQESRRLMKLMSTKHSTFQAGWAQRKCLPNPEHLKEFIQVGRVDIDDYFIWTWLSTLSYEQTLEKKKIFGRSLILEFEFDGFKKWVAFQESDITLANYSKPQLKNPPIQETEKKEEETITKAPAPAKTRIASPIYDQFQSEVPNVSVTQKPKTNYSKLSGATSTPQGKFHTVINKDALSHKNKSNNLQAFEQKISKWNPLSNLRKKSGSGSSERSAESTSSTVELLRNTSSVYDPTPAASVKLHNRPKINLHQPPMPDHEEPIAPQNHDVMKPLPLHEENIPETTGSLPMDSVIKHRLDTAQSNPHISIDLQSDASAQAALEELNGMMEQMMAGSDAITEEEGSISMDSKEHEFEQLTKFEKYKQAEFAAPENETYSPVASLQIPPATSIGANHVGGLKKSDVPTRMSNIGSGPPRRQLLSDEGNETPVPNINHPGRQEVSRVELPKESKVSSLNVPGTLEGGHSKLSPQNSYVSQNYQSQEGSRHHSSEATPQGPISSPHYSNESVPKSQRSSPLHSKNPLPQQDRYSPQIAKETQRYSPQHANEQVLPLQRLSPQNAANLGAHTLQPVRSPQHSHSPIAPAVPFSAPVYPPGESNRNSLPAPPLQKQPARYSPASLPPNIQATASPRIPMEGYGQHPPMKHVQTDLGPRLRGTNEFGVATAGVPQPIASTVLPPPQPKPPVMAIPHSTSSYLQPPDLNAPTLVHSATSPSLQSPGRNQQPQNSPRINQNPMGVKYPRERSPHHIPGNGPPPSFVPPQQQQQPLPNYNIPREQAQHQTPVLPPQQQQPYSASPQQYPQVGSPIPPQQARMGRQHDRNVYYPANANANASGNYFMPPQPTMNNRYQSASPNRMTQLQQGYAGYVHNAPYSQDSDTGTPPPPSTIPMAMPHGNPVGMKLHGHQINKRQDRRQLYDNIRSGNFGI; this is translated from the coding sequence ATGCAGAAACAACTGCCGACACCACCAGGCGGTCGATCGGGGGAACCGTCGCCGCAGCGCCGCTCGAGGGAGCGACTGCCGCACAGTGGTGTCGCGGAAGCGCCCTCGATGGGTGACGATGACGGTGACGAGTTCGAGTTCTTCCATGAGTTCGAGAGGGAGAAAGTGAAGGGGGTGATCCATGAGATCACGGcacacttgaagaaaaccGCGCTAGATGTGGAGTACCTCATGATCCCGTTCCGGCCAGAACAAACGAACGAGAGACTGCTGAAGTTTCTCAACGCGATGTTCCCCTTGGGGAACGGGCAGGCCGTGGGGGTGGAGCACCAAGTGCGACTCATCAGGAAGACGGACCCGTTTGTTTTGTTCCAGGCTTTGAAGTACGTGTGGTGCAGGCTGCCGAACGGCGAGATCGTCGGGTGGAACGCATACTCGCAGTTCAAGTTCAGGGAAATCGACAGGGAGTTCCCGCAGAAGGCATTCTTGGAGATCATGCCGCAGTGTTTGGACTCGCCGAACCATGCGTCCATAGTCTACGATTTTTTGGACTTGATCGTCACGATATCGTCCAACTCGAAAGTGAACAAGATGAGCGCAAGGAAGATCTCAAAGTTGTGTGCCGTTTGGGCGTTTAATAAACCAACCCCACCGGAGGAAGAGGGGCAGCCGTCGTCATGGGATTTCGATAACAGTCccaaatacaaaaaaatcaacaaCTCTTTCCAAGACGGGCTCGATCAATGGATCCCTGCTTCCGACGCTATGTTCCATCTGCTGCTTGCATTCTTGAAGAGTTTTGTACCAGAGGATTTGGAAAGCTCGAAACTGCCCAGATCATTGAAGAGCATACTTTTCAACAACGAGTACCCGCCAAAGGGGTCCACTGCATATTCGTCACAGACCATTCTGACGATACCGTTGGTTACGCTCACGACAGACCAATTTTCGAGGAAACCGTGGCAGTTGCTAGAGAGATGCAACGAGTTGctaaattttgaaaactaCGACGGATTTCAAGCAAGAGAGGATTACGTCCTCCTGAAGTCcctgttcaaaaaaaggaaaaacgTCGAGGGGATCAGTAGGAAAATGTCGCAGGAGTCCAGACGACTAATGAAATTGATGTCCACAAAACACTCGACGTTCCAGGCAGGCTGGGCGCAAAGGAAGTGTCTCCCAAACCCAGAGcacttgaaggagtttaTTCAAGTTGGGAGAGTCGATATCGACGATTACTTTATCTGGACGTGGCTCTCCACTTTATCTTACGAGCAGactttggaaaagaagaaaatatttggcAGGTCTCTTATCTTAGAATTCGAGTTCGATGGGTTTAAAAAGTGGGTTGCTTTCCAAGAATCAGACATCACATTGGCCAACTACAGCAAGcctcaattgaagaatCCACCCATCCAAGAGACcgagaagaaagaggaagaaacaatCACGAAAGCACCAGCTCCAGCAAAGACGCGAATTGCTTCTCCGATTTACGACCAGTTTCAGTCCGAGGTGCCGAACGTGAGTGTCACTCAAAAACCAAAGACGAATTACTCAAAGCTGTCCGGAGCCACCTCGACACCACAGGGAAAGTTCCACACTGTTATCAACAAGGATGCATTGAGCCACAAaaacaaatcaaacaaCCTGCAAGCCTTCGAACAAAAGATATCCAAGTGGAACCCGCTTAGTAACTTGAGAAAGAAGAGCGGGAGCGGGTCAAGCGAAAGAAGTGCTGAGTCGACTTCATCGACAGTAGAACTATTAAGAAATACATCGTCAGTGTACGACCCAACACCGGCTGCGTCTGTTAAACTTCACAACAGACCAAAGATAAACTTGCATCAACCTCCCATGCCAGACCATGAGGAGCCAATCGCCCCTCAGAATCACGACGTTATGAAGCCACTTCCTCTACACGAGGAAAATATACCAGAGACCACGGGATCATTGCCGATGGACTCAGTGATCAAACACAGGCTAGATACAGCCCAGTCTAATCCTCATATCTCCATAGACTTACAATCAGACGCGTCTGCTCAAGCTGCTTTGGAGGAACTTAATGGAATGATGGAACAAATGATGGCTGGATCAGATGCAATtacagaggaagaaggaTCAATATCCATGGACAGTAAAGAACAtgaatttgaacaattgaccaaatttgaaaaatacaaaCAAGCCGAGTTTGCCGCCCCAGAAAATGAAACGTACAGTCCCGTAgcatctcttcaaatccCTCCAGCAACCAGTATAGGTGCCAACCATGTAGGAGGATTGAAAAAGAGTGACGTGCCAACAAGGATGAGCAATATAGGATCAGGACCCCCTAGACGGCAACTTCTCTCCGATGAGGGCAATGAGACGCCTGTTCCAAATATTAATCATCCGGGAAGGCAAGAAGTGAGCAGGGTAGAATTGCCAAAAGAATCgaaagtttcttctttgaacgTCCCTGGGACCCTGGAGGGGGGGCATTCAAAACTTTCACCCCAAAATTCATATGTTTCACAAAACTACCAATCACAAGAGGGGTCCCGTCATCATTCCAGTGAGGCGACACCCCAGGGGCCAATTTCATCACCACACTATTCGAACGAGTCTGTACCAAAATCTCAAAGGTCCTCCCCATTGCACTCGAAAAATCCGTTACCACAACAAGACAGATATTCTCCGCAAATCGCTAAAGAGACACAGAGGTACTCACCGCAACATGCTAACGAACAAGTTTTGCCGTTACAAAGGCTTTCCCCACAAAATGCTGCAAATCTTGGTGCTCACACACTGCAACCTGTCCGTTCTCCACAACATTCACATTCGCCAATTGCACCAGCGGTACCATTTAGCGCACCAGTATATCCACCTGGCGAGAGCAACAGAAACTCGTTACCTGCACCACCATTACAAAAACAACCGGCACGATACTCACCTGCTTCGCTACCACCAAATATTCAAGCAACGGCGTCGCCGAGAATACCAATGGAAGGATATGGGCAACATCCTCCCATGAAGCATGTACAAACAGATCTGGGACCAAGGTTGAGGGGAACCAACGAATTTGGCGTCGCCACTGCCGGTGTTCCTCAACCGATCGCAAGTACAGTACTGCCGCCGCCGCAACCGAAGCCGCCTGTCATGGCGATACCCCATTCCACCTCGTCATATTTGCAGCCACCTGACCTAAACGCACCAACTTTAGTTCATTCCGCGACCTCACCCTCCTTACAATCACCTGGTAGAAACCAACAACCACAGAACTCACCACGGATAAATCAAAATCCGATGGGGGTCAAATATCCAAGAGAACGGTCGCCGCATCATATCCCTGGTAACGGTCCACCACCAAGCTTTGTAccaccacagcagcaacaacaacctTTACCGAACTACAATATCCCAAGGGAACAGGCACAGCATCAGACGCCAGTTCTACcaccacaacaacagcagccTTACTCAGCGTCACCCCAACAGTACCCACAAGTTGGGTCACCTATCCCACCACAGCAAGCACGGATGGGGCGCCAGCACGACCGGAACGTTTACTACCCAGCTAACGCGAACGCGAACGCTAGCGGTAACTACTTCATGCCTCCACAACCCACCATGAACAACAGGTACCAATCGGCATCGCCCAACAGGATGACGCAATTGCAGCAAGGTTACGCAGGGTACGTGCACAACGCCCCGTACTCTCAGGATTCAGACACGGGGACTCCACCACCGCCTTCAACGATCCCGATGGCAATGCCACACGGGAACCCCGTAGGGATGAAACTGCACGGACATCAAATAAACAAGAGACAAGACAGGAGACAACTGTACGACAACATCCGCAGCGGTAACTTTGGTATCTGA
- the LAS17 gene encoding actin-binding protein LAS17 (similar to Saccharomyces cerevisiae LAS17 (YOR181W); ancestral locus Anc_6.81), which yields MGLLNAQDKEIIKRALPKTANKIIDVTVARLYVALPDSNKWVYTGLSGALVFVEDLVGNTLFLKLVDIYGHRGVIWDQELYVNFQYFQDRTFFHSFEIEDCAIGLLFIDVSEAQHFLKRVQKREKYASRKTLQNKNAIALSKKLRQETAKGHTAGTGPRGEPLFATQRQRYNYDEAEAIPNTKKKAPPPPPPVSADLSSSPQFDETFSVASSTVSTPHAVPERTPTPAAVPEESPEESPEKVSEEVPVEHTKRNVPPPFTQPQAQQTTSHAVPPPFQPAGGAPQKSNNNPFPFPIPAMQQPNSFNTPAPPPFGGANNYGIPPAQLQNRPLPVPPGNANRAVPMPPPRQATGPGMGGSVATSPPPPPPGRRGPPPPLPPHRHAGSSIPSQRMPSSQTSGHVAPPVPPSRRGPAPPPPARARPAAQLPTQQQQQQQQQQFFGQQPTPTTFGQSPPPPPPAMPQTTFMTESPPPPPPPMPTNQNYSAPPAPPAPPAPPAPNMGMQMGGSGGAPPPPPPPPAMPVGGGGNGPTLNETTGDAGRDALLASIRSVGGIGALKKVDKSQLDKPSALLQEARGQPDSGGGPSGAPSGAPGGGGAPASLADALAAALNQRKSKVSATEDNDQGDDW from the coding sequence ATGGGTCTTCTGAATGCTCAAGATAAAGAGATTATCAAGAGGGCGTTGCCGAAGACGGCTAATAAGATAATAGACGTCACTGTGGCGAGACTGTATGTTGCGTTGCCGGATTCGAACAAGTGGGTATATACGGGGCTGTCAGGGGCACTTGTCTTCGTGGAAGATCTTGTTGGGAACACActatttttgaagttggtgGATATCTACGGACATAGGGGTGTTATCTGGGACCAAGAACTGTATGTGAACTTCCAATACTTTCAAGATAGAACTTTCTTCCACTCGTTTGAAATTGAGGACTGTGCCATTGGGTTGTTGTTCATTGACGTCAGTGAGGCGCAACATTTCTTGAAAAGGGTGcagaagagggagaagTATGCCTCCAGGAAGACGTTGCAGAACAAGAACGCCATTGCATTGTcgaagaaattgagacaAGAGACTGCCAAAGGGCACACAGCGGGGACAGGTCCAAGGGGGGAGCCGCTGTTTGCCACGCAGAGACAGAGATACAACTACGACGAGGCTGAAGCGATCCCGAAtaccaagaagaaggcgcCTCCACCGCCACCACCTGTATCCGCTGATCTTTCATCATCTCCGCAGTTTGACGAGACGTTCTCCGTTGCATCAAGTACTGTATCCACACCACACGCAGTTCCGGAACGGACGCCGACTCCGGCCGCCGTTCCTGAGGAGTCCCCCGAGGAGTCCCCCGAGAAGGTCTCTGAGGAGGTCCCCGTGGAACATACGAAGCGTAACGTGCCACCGCCGTTTACACAACCACAGGCACAACAAACTACATCGCATGCGGTACCACCGCCTTTCCAACCGGCAGGTGGTGCTCCTCAAAAGTCTAATAACAATCCATTTCCCTTTCCCATACCAGCAATGCAACAACCAAACTCTTTCAACACGCCTGCTCCGCCTCCATTCGGAGGTGCTAATAACTACGGCATACCGCCGGCACAGTTGCAGAATAGACCTCTGCCCGTTCCACCAGGCAACGCGAACAGGGCTGTTCCAATGCCACCACCAAGACAAGCTACAGGTCCAGGGATGGGTGGCTCTGTAGCAacatcaccaccaccaccgccgCCAGGGAGACGTGGACCACCTCCTCCCTTGCCGCCACACAGACACGCGGGCAGCTCGATCCCCAGTCAAAGAATGCCAAGTTCACAGACATCTGGACATGTGGCGCCACCAGTACCGCCCTCGCGGAGAGGACCGGCGCCTCCGCCACCAGCAAGGGCAAGACCTGCCGCTCAATTACCTacccaacaacaacagcagcagcagcagcagcagttcTTTGGGCAACAACCTACGCCAACGACTTTCGGCCAGTCAcctccaccaccaccacctgCTATGCCACAGACTACGTTTATGACGGaatcaccaccaccaccgccacctCCAATGCCTACAAATCAGAATTACTCGGCTCCACCGGCTCCACCGGCTCCACCGGCGCCTCCTGCACCTAATATGGGGATGCAGATGGGTGGTTCTGGTGGTGCACCACCCCCACCTCCTCCACCACCTGCCATGCCTGTTGGAGGCGGTGGGAACGGCCCAACATTGAACGAGACCACGGGGGACGCTGGCAGGGACGCACTTCTTGCGTCGATCCGGTCTGTTGGTGGGATCGGCGCTCTCAAGAAAGTCGACAAGTCGCAATTGGACAAACCTTCTGCGTTGCTACAAGAGGCTCGGGGCCAACCAGACAGTGGTGGTGGTCCCAGCGGCGCGCCCAGCGGTGCGCccggcggcggcggcgcCCCCGCGTCATTGGCGGATGCCCTTGCTGCTGCACTAAACCAGCGGAAGAGCAAAGTGAGCGCAACAGAAGACAACGATCAGGGCGATGACTGGTGA
- the SER1 gene encoding O-phospho-L-serine:2-oxoglutarate transaminase (similar to Saccharomyces cerevisiae SER1 (YOR184W); ancestral locus Anc_6.84) — protein sequence MSLEREEPSHFGAGPAQLPTCVLQQAAKDLVNYKNLGLGIGEISHRSKDATQVIEDGKRHLRELMDIPDTHEVFFMQGGGTTGFSSLGTNLLRGYVGKTGRVGTCGYLVTGSWSEKAFEEAQRLRLPAEVVFDSREFDTEKKFGSIPEESQWSARVQGKKYAYVYLCENETVHGVEWPQLPRCLVEDDDVELVADLSSDILSREIDVSQYGVIMAGAQKNIGLAGLTVYIIKKSILKNIAAADEEILNELGIPVTPIAFDYPTVVKNNSAYNTIPIFTLHVMDLVFQHLLKKGGLPQQTIENKQKAKLLYEALDAYPEFYRLPVAKNCRSSMNVVFTLVDSSLDDQFLKDAAAQRLTGLKGHRSVGGFRASLYNALTVATVERLVQFVKAFAEEHK from the coding sequence ATGTCATTGGAGAGAGAGGAACCCAGTCATTTTGGTGCTGGTCCAGCGCAGTTGCCCACATGTGTGCTGCAACAGGCTGCGAAGGACCTGGTGAATTACAAGAACCTTGGTTTGGGGATCGGGGAGATTTCGCACCGGTCGAAGGACGCGACGCAGGTGATTGAGGATGGGAAGAGGCACCTCCGCGAATTAATGGACATCCCAGACACACATGAGGTGTTCTTCATGCAAGGTGGGGGGACCACAGGGTTCTCGTCTTTGGGGACGAACCTGCTGAGAGGGTACGTTGGGAAGACGGGCCGTGTTGGGACCTGTGGGTACCTTGTCACTGGTTCATGGTCTGAGAAGGCGTTTGAGGAGGCGCAGAGGTTGCGGTTGCCCGCTGAAGTTGTGTTCGACTCTAGAGAATTCGACACGGAGAAGAAGTTCGGGTCCATCCCTGAGGAGTCCCAATGGAGTGCTCGTGTTCAGGGGAAGAAGTACGCTTACGTGTACCTGTGTGAGAACGAGACTGTGCACGGTGTCGAGTGGCCACAGTTACCTCGGTGTCTCGtggaggacgacgacgtcgaaCTAGTCGCTGACCTCTCAAGTGATATTCTTTCCCGTGAGATTGACGTCTCTCAGTACGGTGTGATCATGGCCGGTGCACAGAAAAACATTGGTCTTGCCGGGTTGACCGTTTACATTATCAAGAAGAgcattttgaagaacattGCCGCTGCTGACGAGGAGATATTGAACGAGTTGGGGATCCCCGTGACGCCGATCGCGTTCGACTACCCTACAGTggtcaagaacaacagTGCCTACAACACGATCCCCATTTTCACGTTGCACGTCATGGACCTCGTGTTCCAACacctgttgaagaaaggtgGTTTACCGCAACAGACGATCGAGAACAAGCAGAAGGCGAAACTGTTGTACGAAGCATTGGACGCGTACCCTGAATTCTACAGACTGCCCGTGGCTAAAAATTGCCGTTCGAGCATGAACGTCGTGTTCACACTAGTGGACAGTTCTCTCGACGACCAATTCCTCAAGGATGCCGCGGCGCAGAGACTGACCGGTTTGAAGGGCCACCGTTCCGTCGGTGGGTTCCGTGCATCCCTGTACAACGCACTGACCGTGGCCACTGTCGAGAGACTCGTCCAGTTCGTCAAGGCGTTTGCCGAGGAGCATAAATAA
- the ATP14 gene encoding F1F0 ATP synthase subunit h (similar to Saccharomyces cerevisiae ATP14 (YLR295C); ancestral locus Anc_6.92), with protein MLQATLRGTLRGRCGAVAAVSGRRLFSRGAVCRADLVQELYLRELRAVTQQLDRAALASPEGSVVEWSAPGRPAAPAVEAADAALLQQYRDTKIDVTGAVTSQSAEQQPQQETEEDWLVIGDARDDTADNHH; from the coding sequence ATGTTGCAAGCTACGTTGAGAGGGACACTACGCGGGAGATGCGGTGCTGTTGCCGCCGTTTCAGGGAGAAGGCTGTTCAGTCGGGGAGCCGTGTGCAGGGCGGACCTGGTGCAGGAGTTGTACCTCCGTGAGTTGCGTGCTGTGACACAGCAGCTGGACCGTGCCGCGCTGGCGTCGCCGGAGGGGTCTGTTGTCGAGTGGAGTGCCCCGGGGAGACCAGCGGCCCCCGCGGTGGAGGCGGCGGATGCGGctctgttgcaacagtaCAGGGACACGAAGATCGACGTCACGGGTGCGGTCACTAGCCAGAGCGCAGAACAACAGCCACagcaagaaactgaagaagacTGGCTGGTCATTGGCGACGCAAGGGACGACACAGCAGACAACCACCACTGA
- the IES4 gene encoding Ies4p (similar to Saccharomyces cerevisiae IES4 (YOR189W); ancestral locus Anc_6.98) → MEEEIPQRDPSQKVLPWDRVEGYIPIKSFSGYEVKLSGWIRHDVREQRERGTEIPENKKPEQEKKLETDAHASTTTAETSNAPVDDLVGASTETNLITNESVQQNGTAPSLQ, encoded by the coding sequence ATGGAAGAAGAGATACCACAGAGAGATCCGTCGCAGAAGGTTCTCCCATGGGACAGAGTGGAAGGGTACATTCCTATCAAGAGTTTCAGTGGGTACGAGGTGAAGTTGTCCGGTTGGATTCGGCATGATGTGCGGGAGCAGAGGGAGCGGGGAACTGAGATCCcggaaaacaagaaacctGAGCAGGAGAAGAAATTAGAAACAGACGCTCACGCATCAACCACTACAGCTGAAACATCAAATGCACCAGTGGATGACCTTGTTGGGGCATCAACTGAGACGAATTTGATAACCAATGAATCAGTACAACAAAACGGTACTGCCCCAAGCTTGCAATGA
- the KNAG0M00890 gene encoding glucan 1,3-beta-glucosidase (similar to Saccharomyces cerevisiae EXG1 (YLR300W) and SPR1 (YOR190W); ancestral locus Anc_6.99) produces the protein MRSSWILSQLAALSCLAQASPLLPFGEQPYDSSVNHSEPVRGVNIGGWLVLEPYITPSLFERFRLSEDSDEGIPVDEYHFCAKLGLEAAEAVLKTHWDTFYMETDFKQIRAMGFNLVRIPVGYWAFSRLANDPYVSGVQEKYLDLAIGWAKKHNLKVWIDLHGAAGSQNGFDNSGLRDQINFLNYDENVEVTLRSIKYLLAKYSGEQFADTVTGIELLNEPLGPAIDMGKLKSAYLQPSYDYLRSTLQNNDQTIVIQDAFQPPHYWDSFINTSSANIIIDHHYYQVFSQGDLARGTPERVSVACGWGQSTLNEFHPSVAGEFSAALTDCAQWLNGVGIGSRYDGSFWKNGQGSYFIGTCEGDADIAEWSETRKQDTRRYLEAQIDSFERTGGWIIWCYKTESSIEWSTQLLAKYGMFPQPITSRQYLPQCS, from the coding sequence ATGCGTTCGTCGTGGATACTCTCTCAATTAGCCGCGCTCTCCTGTTTGGCCCAGGCTTCCCCTCTGTTACCGTTCGGGGAGCAGCCATATGATTCTAGTGTCAACCACAGTGAGCCTGTGCGTGGTGTGAATATAGGTGGGTGGCTTGTGTTGGAACCGTATATTACTCCGTCTCTATTCGAGCGGTTTAGGTTGTCGGAGGACAGTGACGAGGGGATCCCCGTGGACGAGTACCATTTCTGTGCTAAGTTAGGGCTCGAAGCTGCAGAGGCAGTATTGAAGACTCATTGGGATACTTTCTACATGGAAACTGACTTTAAACAGATTCGCGCGATGGGGTTTAATCTGGTGAGGATTCCCGTTGGGTACTGGGCGTTTAGCAGACTGGCTAATGACCCGTACGTGTCAGGAGTTCAGGAGAAATACCTGGATCTCGCGATTGGATGGGCGAAGAAACacaacttgaaagtgtgGATCGATCTTCACGGCGCAGCAGGGTCTCAAAACGGGTTTGATAATTCAGGCCTCAGGGATCagatcaatttcttgaactaCGATGAGAACGTAGAAGTGACGTTACGGTCTATCAAGTACCTGTTGGCGAAGTACTCTGGGGAGCAGTTTGCAGACACTGTGACTGGCATCGAATTGCTCAATGAGCCCCTAGGCCCAGCAATTGACATGGGGAAACTGAAGTCTGCTTACTTGCAACCAAGCTATGACTATCTAAGAAGCACACTGCAAAATAACGACCAAACTATAGTAATTCAAGATGCCTTTCAACCTCCCCACTATTGGGATAGTTTTATCAATACGAGCTCTGCCAATATTATCATCGACCACCATTACTACCAAGTGTTCTCGCAGGGTGATTTAGCCAGAGGTACCCCCGAACGCGTGTCTGTGGCATGTGGATGGGGCCAGAGTACTTTGAATGAGTTCCACCCATCCGTTGCCGGCGAGTTCTCCGCCGCATTGACAGACTGTGCCCAGTGGCTGAACGGTGTCGGGATTGGATCCCGCTACGACGGCAGTTTCTGGAAAAACGGACAAGGATCGTACTTCATTGGGACCTGCGAGGGGGATGCAGACATCGCTGAATGGTCAGAAACACGCAAACAGGATACAAGACGCTATCTAGAGGCTCAGATCGATTCCTTCGAAAGGACCGGCGGCTGGATCATATGGTGTTACAAGACCGAGAGCAGCATCGAATGGTCCACGCAGCTCCTAGCAAAATACGGGATGTTCCCACAACCGATAACAAGCAGGCAGTACTTACCGCAGTGCTCCTGA
- the TUF1 gene encoding translation elongation factor Tu (similar to Saccharomyces cerevisiae TUF1 (YOR187W); ancestral locus Anc_6.95) has product MLFRTVNLRSVGSLCAQFGLGRSVVRGVVVGGGVPPVRGYAAAAFDRSKPHVNIGTIGHVDHGKTTLTAAITKTLAKSGGASFLDYAAIDKAPEERARGITISTAHVEYETDKRHYSHVDCPGHADYIKNMITGAAQMDGAIIVVAATDGQMPQTREHLLLARQVGVQKIVVYVNKVDTIDDPEMLELVEMEMRELLSHYGFDGDNAPIIMGSALCALEGRQPEIGEQSILKLLKAVDEYIPTPERDLQKPFLMPVEDVFSISGRGTVVTGRVERGHLKKGEELEIVGHNKTPLKSTVTGIEMFRKELDEAMAGDNAGVLLRGIRRDQIKRGMILAKPGTVKAHTKILASLYILTKEEGGRHSGFGENYRPQLFIRTADVTAVMRFPPDAEDHSRQVMPGDNVEMECDLIHPTPMEVGQRFNIREGGRTVGTGLITRIIE; this is encoded by the coding sequence ATGTTGTTCAGGACGGTGAATTTGCGATCTGTCGGGTCTCTCTGTGCGCAGTTTGGGCTGGGGCGGTCTGTTGTGCgcggtgttgttgttggtggtggtgttccGCCCGTGAGAGGGTACGCCGCGGCGGCGTTTGACAGGTCCAAGCCGCACGTGAATATAGGGACGATAGGGCACGTCGACCACGGGAAGACGACGCTGACCGCTGCGATTACGAAGACTCTCGCGAAGAGCGGGGGGgccagtttcttggacTATGCGGCGATCGACAAGGCCCCCGAGGAGCGGGCCCGTGGGATCACTATCTCGACGGCTCATGTCGAGTACGAGACCGATAAGAGACATTACTCGCACGTGGACTGTCCAGGGCACGCGGATTACATTAAGAATATGATCACGGGTGCTGCGCAGATGGACGGTGCGATTATTGTGGTGGCGGCGACGGACGGGCAGATGCCTCAGACGAGGGAGCATCTGTTGCTGGCAAGACAGGTGGGGGTTCAGAAGATTGTGGTGTACGTGAACAAAGTGGACACCATTGATGACCCGGAGATGCTGGAGCTCGTGGAGATGGAGATGCGGGAACTGTTGTCCCATTACGGGTTTGACGGGGATAACGCGCCCATTATCATGGGGTCTGCGTTGTGTGCTTTGGAGGGACGGCAACCGGAGATCGGGGAACAATCCatcttgaagttgctgaagGCTGTTGACGAGTATATCCCCACACCAGAGAGAGACTTACAGAAACCGTTTTTGATGCCCGTGGAGGACGTTTTCTCTATCTCGGGGAGAGGTACTGTCGTCACCGGTAGAGTTGAGAGGGGGCACCTCAAGAAGGGCGAGGAGTTGGAGATCGTCGGACACAACAAGACACCGCTTAAGAGTACGGTCACTGGGATCGAGATGTTTAGAAAGGAACTGGACGAGGCAATGGCCGGGGATAACGCAGGTGTCTTGCTAAGAGGGATCAGAAGGGACCAGATCAAGAGAGGTATGATTCTTGCGAAACCGGGGACAGTCAAAGCCCACACGAAGATCCTAGCGTCGTTGTACATCCTCacaaaggaggaaggtgGCAGACACTCTGGGTTCGGCGAAAACTACAGGCCTCAACTGTTCATCAGAACAGCAGACGTCACGGCGGTCATGCGGTTCCCACCGGACGCTGAGGACCACTCGAGACAGGTCATGCCGGGCGACAACGTGGAGATGGAGTGCGATTTGATCCACCCAACGCCAATGGAGGTCGGCCAACGGTTCAACATAAGAGAAGGTGGTAGAACTGTGGGGACCGGGCTGATCACTAGGATCATCGAGTGA